In Mongoliitalea daihaiensis, one DNA window encodes the following:
- a CDS encoding 6-bladed beta-propeller, whose product MKTNINKAIPLLSLLFASTILFSCSSESKVDLDALESWKILVSESSEKKVSNLIKDDYFLVPLATNVSSLIVKMEKVTLHNDRIFVLDPLSPQPVKVFDSSGKHVRNIGKKGDGPGEFNNPIDLFIDGNYVYVYDNPENLLRFDFEGNFVNSQKTGVAGFRIEKSMDKGYVFINGGTESNLLTTDGNFKVPKSFFPYQNRIVDQLILSPLLKLNDGSVLYRRYLNDTIFSINAQGTPIPHLFIDHGDKAFKFDSKMNPDQLEEKTVEYAINQLFLENSEHQLLYFLQSMNPYFSLRNKKNLNTYLINFMNLENDITFTNPLAFTFCTADWFVAAIDPAQLPGDRSNFPEKAKAATANITNNDNPVLLFCKFKF is encoded by the coding sequence ATGAAAACTAACATAAATAAAGCTATTCCTCTGCTGTCACTTCTTTTTGCTTCAACTATTCTTTTCTCCTGTAGCAGTGAAAGCAAAGTAGACTTGGATGCACTTGAATCTTGGAAAATCCTTGTATCAGAAAGTTCTGAAAAGAAGGTAAGTAACCTTATCAAGGATGATTATTTTTTAGTGCCCTTAGCAACGAATGTTTCATCACTCATTGTGAAAATGGAAAAGGTCACTTTGCATAATGATCGAATTTTTGTTTTGGATCCTTTGAGTCCTCAACCTGTTAAAGTATTTGATTCTTCAGGGAAACATGTAAGAAATATTGGAAAAAAAGGGGATGGACCAGGAGAGTTTAACAATCCCATTGATTTGTTTATTGACGGGAATTATGTTTACGTCTATGACAATCCTGAAAATCTGTTGCGGTTTGATTTCGAAGGGAATTTTGTCAACTCCCAAAAAACCGGGGTTGCAGGTTTTAGAATTGAAAAAAGCATGGATAAGGGATATGTATTTATCAATGGTGGAACGGAGTCCAACTTATTGACAACTGATGGTAATTTTAAAGTTCCTAAAAGTTTTTTCCCTTACCAAAACAGAATAGTTGATCAATTGATTTTGTCACCGTTATTAAAACTAAATGATGGATCAGTACTTTATCGGCGCTACTTGAATGATACTATTTTTTCCATCAATGCTCAGGGAACCCCTATTCCACATTTGTTTATTGACCATGGCGATAAGGCATTTAAGTTTGACTCAAAAATGAATCCTGATCAATTGGAAGAAAAAACGGTGGAGTACGCTATCAACCAATTGTTTTTGGAAAATTCAGAACATCAGCTGCTTTACTTCTTGCAATCAATGAATCCCTATTTTTCACTTCGAAACAAGAAAAATCTAAACACCTATTTAATCAACTTTATGAATCTGGAAAATGACATCACTTTTACAAATCCATTGGCGTTTACCTTTTGCACAGCCGATTGGTTTGTGGCGGCTATTGACCCGGCTCAATTGCCGGGCGATCGATCAAATTTCCCTGAAAAGGCTAAAGCAGCAACTGCAAACATAACAAACAATGATAATCCAGTTTTATTGTTTTGTAAGTTCAAGTTTTAG
- a CDS encoding DUF6671 family protein: MFEGRKLLIVTKHGKEQVIASVFEKALGVRCVLDNGFDTDQLGTFSGEVDRTLDPMSAAKQKCLEGMRQSGCDLAIANEGSFGPHPTLFFVPADEELLVLIDSKNKLELVVRELSTATNFDARKITTVEELVAFAKHAQFPSHALILRPAKDNFHGMVKGIHEEAQLIEVFESLKSQHPSVYVETDMRAMHNPSRMQVIAAAAEKMLALIHSACPQCQTPGFTVSDYIRGLPCSLCGRPTRSLLAQIYTCKHCNYQEEKSNPENKDFEDPMYCDYCNP; this comes from the coding sequence ATGTTTGAAGGAAGAAAGCTACTCATCGTAACCAAACACGGCAAAGAACAGGTCATTGCTTCTGTGTTTGAAAAGGCTTTGGGTGTTAGGTGTGTACTTGACAATGGTTTTGATACTGACCAACTGGGTACTTTTTCTGGAGAAGTTGATCGCACCTTGGATCCAATGAGTGCGGCTAAACAGAAGTGTTTGGAAGGAATGCGGCAATCAGGATGCGACTTGGCCATTGCCAATGAAGGTTCCTTTGGTCCTCACCCTACACTATTTTTTGTTCCAGCAGATGAAGAATTGTTGGTATTGATTGATTCTAAAAATAAGCTTGAGCTTGTCGTGCGTGAACTCAGTACAGCTACCAATTTTGATGCGCGAAAGATTACCACTGTGGAGGAATTAGTAGCCTTTGCCAAGCATGCCCAATTTCCTTCCCATGCACTCATCCTTCGTCCAGCGAAAGACAACTTCCATGGCATGGTCAAAGGAATTCATGAAGAAGCTCAATTAATTGAGGTATTTGAATCCTTGAAATCTCAGCATCCATCCGTCTATGTCGAAACAGATATGCGGGCCATGCATAACCCAAGCCGGATGCAGGTGATTGCAGCTGCTGCTGAAAAAATGCTTGCCTTGATTCATTCTGCTTGCCCACAATGCCAGACTCCTGGATTTACCGTTTCTGATTACATTCGTGGACTTCCTTGCAGTCTATGCGGAAGACCTACTCGCTCGCTTTTAGCTCAAATTTATACCTGTAAGCATTGCAATTACCAAGAGGAAAAATCTAATCCCGAAAACAAAGATTTTGAGGATCCCATGTATTGTGATTATTGCAACCCCTAG
- a CDS encoding PH domain-containing protein translates to MGLFSALLGNAGMVSPEELNKKFGKLLVEGETIDLGFKLLRDTFIFTNKRLILVDIQGITGSKTEYKSIMYKSISRFSVETAGTFDLDAELKIWISSETHPSIVKQFNKSVNVYEVQKVLAFHVLK, encoded by the coding sequence ATGGGATTATTTTCAGCACTCTTGGGAAATGCAGGCATGGTCAGCCCGGAGGAATTAAACAAAAAATTTGGCAAATTACTGGTTGAAGGAGAGACCATCGATCTTGGATTTAAACTCCTTCGGGACACGTTTATTTTTACCAATAAACGTTTGATTTTGGTGGATATACAAGGAATAACAGGAAGCAAAACCGAATATAAGTCCATCATGTACAAATCCATCAGCAGGTTTAGCGTGGAGACTGCTGGCACCTTTGATTTGGATGCAGAGTTAAAGATTTGGATTTCATCAGAGACCCACCCCAGCATCGTCAAGCAATTCAACAAATCCGTCAACGTCTACGAAGTTCAGAAAGTATTAGCTTTCCATGTCTTGAAGTAG